CTTTTCAACCGCACTCACCGATATGCCAAAGCGCTTGGCGATTTCAGATTGCGGCATGCCGCTATAGCGATGAAGCAAAAACACGGATCTGCACTTGGGGCTGAGTTCGGAGAGCGCATCAAGTAAAACGCGCAACCTGCGCCTTCCCTCAAGTGCGCGTTCAACAGAAGGTTCGTCTGACGGTAATTCAACAATGTCCTCAAGTTGGACTTGGCCTTCCGGATTGCGCACGCGGTTGCGGCGCACACGGTCACGGACCAGGTTCGCTGCGGTTTCGAAAATATAGCCTTCGATGGTCGGCTCGGAGAGAACGTCGGGACGCTTGGCGAGGCGGAAGAAAACTTCCTGCGTCATTTCTTCGGCTTCGGCATGGTCATGGACGCGACGCGCGAAGAAACCGAGGAGCGGCTTTCGATAGCGCTCGACCAGTTTCTCCAACAAGGCGTTCTGCGGGGAGGACCCCATCCGACCTTCAAGGCTCCCGAAATATCCCGGAATAACTAGGATTTCAGCGAGCATAAGTCTCCGCTCAGCGTATAAGCAAATGTTGTGCACGCGCCTGGGGGAGGGGCGGTTTCGTGCGTATTACGTCTAATGGGCTGATCTTGGCGCGCGACGCGGCGGGCCGTCTTTGGGGAAATCGGCTCCTCGCGCGTTTTACTCAACGAGCCTGTTGCTTCCTCCAGTAACTGGCTTTCGAACCCTACCCGTTGGCCCGCTGTCCCATTGGACGGCGGGCCATTATTTTTGAGAGCGTGAGCGCCGCGAGTCGACGCCGGAGAAGGGGTAGGAGTCGGCGGCACGAGCAAAGCCAGCCCCGGCCCATCACAGCCCGCACCGCCAATGAGTAAGACGTGCGGGCGACAAGTTTCCGCATGCGTTCTTGCGCATAGTTCAGATCAAAATCACGTCGCACTGATCGACTGGCCACAAAGGCAGCTCAAATTCGGCGTCCTCGATATCGGCTTTCAGCTGGTTGCGGATGTCTTCGAAAGCCGTGCGCGTCAGTTGAAAACCGGCATTGACGCTGAGCACGCCAGGCGCTTTGCCTCCGGCCAGAAACGGCGCCAAGAACACTAAGACGCGTGGCGCGGCCCAGGCGAAATGCTTGACGCCCGCATGCAGATACATGTCGGCCCAGTGTTTAATGCGAACGATATGTTCAAAGCTGATCGGCAAGGTGATGCTGGCTTTGTGTGTATCGAGCGTGTCCAGAAGCGTAGAGAGCGCAATGGGATAAAGGCCGCCGTCGCTGCGGCGGATCTTCATGGTGACGCCGAGCGCACGGCGCACGCGCAGTTCGATCGCCTGGCGAATGATCGAGGTGGAAATGTCGCAGTGATTGTCGGCGAAGCTCAGGCCCCAAGCGCCGTGGCCGTAAATGACTTGCCGGGCGCCGTGAAAGAAGCCCACGAGGTGTTGCTCGTGATTTTTGCCAATGCCGTAGACGCCTGGGGTTTTGAGCCGCTGCGCGCCCCAAGTCTCGAACAACCAAACACTGTCCCACAATAATTGCACGGCAAAGCGGCGGACATTGCCGAAGACGATTCTGTCCCGCCGGCGATGCCTCACCGCTTGCACTTGCGCAGCAATGAGGTCCATTTGCTCGGTGAACCATTGGGCGTGTGCGCGGTAATAGCCGTCGCCCTGTTCTTTAGCTTCGAGGTCGCGATAACTCTTGGGAATGGCGGCGGCGACCAATGCGCCTAGGCTTGTCTGACCACCAAAGCCCAGTTTAGTCTCGTGTTTGAACGCGTCGACAAACAAAGTGCGACCGCCGGTTTGATACCAATCGCACAGTTCGAGCAGGCGCCGCCGCGGATTACCGCTGGCAGTCGCGTGCGCAAGGGCTTCTTGTTTGTACGTCGCGAACTTCTGGGTCATGGCGCTACTTGAACAATTTGCCCAGCAAGCGCCAAAGGCTGATAGACGTCCTGTTGTAAACCCGATTGTAGGCCGCGCGTTTGGGGTTGGTGAGCCAGCCATAGCCGCGCGGGGCCTTGAGCCCCAGATTGTGCCGCAGAACCCGCTTCAGCGAGGTACGCGCCGCCAAGCTTTTGCGCAGGCTGGGTTTGCGGATGCCGAATTTCATTCGCCCCTCCAAGCAGACTCAACATCAGGCTGCACGGATCGTAAGGTGGCGGCGCGGCCGCACCAAGCGCGGCCTTGGGCAAAAAGGGGCGGATGCGATGAGCGATTTCGAGCAGGTGCCGTTCGCGGCAGTGGATTTTGCCGACAATCCGGAGCCGCGCTGCCCCTGCATCCTCTTGCTCGACACCTCAATCTCGATGTCTGGCGCCAAGATCGCCCATCTCAATCAAGGGCTTAAGACCTTCTACGAAGAACTTAGAAGCGACGGCATGGCGGCCAAACGGGTGGAAGTCGCGATCGTGACCTTTGGGCCGGTGGAGGTCCGGCAATCGTTCGTGAATCCCGATCTTATGGACGTCAGCGATCTCACCCCGACTGGCGATACGCCGATGGGCGAGGCGATCCAGACCGCCATCGCGCTCCTCGACCAGCGCAAGAACGACTACCGCGCTGGCGGCGTCGGCTATTACCGGCCTTGGATCTTCCTCATCACCGACGGCGATCCCACCGACAACGTCTCCGCGGCCACCGAAGCCATTCGCGCCGGGGAGAAGGAAAAGCACTTCAACTTTTACGCAGTCGCGGTCGACGGCGCCAACACCGAGCGGCTGGCGCAAATCGCTGTGAAAACGCCGCTGCGGCTTAAGGGTCTGGCGTTTCGCGAATTGTTCGTCTGGCTTTCTAACTCCTTGGGCGCGGTGTCGCGGTCGCAAGTCGGTGAAGAAGTGCCGCTGCAGAATCCAGTGGCGCCGGACGGTTGGGCGACGACCTAAGCGCAGATGTGGCGGTTTGCTGTCGGGCTCACGACCGGCGTCTCACATTTAAAGCGCGGCGATCCTTGCCAGGATCGCGCGGTCGCGGCGATCGTCCGCGAAACGTTGATCGTTGCCGTCGCCGATGGTGCAGGCAGCGCGCCCTGCGGCGGCGAGGGCGCAGAAGCGGCGGTGAGCGCGGCGCTCGCGCATCTGTCGGGGCAGGCCGACGCCGAGGCGGATTGGAGCGAAGAAGTACACAAGGCGGCGCAGGCCGCGCGCGCTGCTGTCAACGCGCTCGCGCAAGCAGAAGGCCGGCCCGTGCGCGACTACGCGTCGACGCTCTTGTTGGCGGTGAGCGACGCGACTTCCGGCGCTGCCTTGCAGCTCGGCGATGGCGTCATCGCCGTGCGGCGCAATGATGATGATGCCTGGACCTGGATCATCTGGCCGCAAAAAGGCGAATACGCCAACACGACGCGGTTTCTGACCGAGCCCGATATCGACACAGTGTGGGAAGTGGCGCCGCTCGGTCCTGACGTGCTTGACCTGGCGGTGATGACCGATGGTCTCGAAGCTTTGGCGCTCAATTTCGCCGAACGCGCAGCGCATGATAGTTTTTTCGAAGGCTTGCTCGCGCCGCTACGCAAGTCTGACGCGTTGGCCGAAGACGCGCGGCTTTCGAAGTCGCTCACCGAGTTTCTGGCGTCGCCGCGTGTCGCCGATCGCGCCGACGACGATCTTTCGCTGGTCATCGCCAGCCGGCGAGACCGAGCGTGAGCCTCGTCTATGCGAAAACCGGGCAGGCCCTGCAGCTGGGCCCAGAGCTCGCACGCGGCGGTGAAGGCGCGATCTATTCCATCACGGGCGTCAACGACCGTGTCGCCAAGGTTTATCTCAAAGCCCCAACGGACAAGAAGATCGCCAAGCTCCAGGCGATGACATCGACGCCTGCAGATGGCCTCGCCAGCATCGCCGCGTGGCCGCTCGACATCGTCAAAGACGGCGCCAAGGTCAAAGGCTTCGTCATGCCGCGGCTAGGCTCGCATAAGGATGTGTTCGAGCTCTATAGCCCGAAGGGGCGCGCATCCGCGTTTCCGGAAGCGGACTTTCGTTTCATCACCCATGTGGCCGGCAATACGGCGCGGGCTTTCGCGCAGGTTCATGCGGCGGGATATGTCATCGGTGACGTAAACCACGCGCACCTGCTCGTCGCGCGCGACGCGCGCGTCTCACTGATCGACTGCGATTCTTTCCAAGTGAAGAGCGCGGGGCAGACGCTGACCTGCGATGTGGGGCAGGGCTTGTTCACGCCGCCCGAATTGCAGGGCGTGTCCTTCACAGGCCTCGAGCGCACCGCCAATCACGATCTGTTTGGCCTGGCGGTTCTTCTTTTCCATCTCCTGTTCATGGGCCGGCATCCGTTCTCCGGCGTCTGGAACGGCCCTGGCGACATGCCGATCGAACGCGCCATCAAGGAATATCGCTTCGCCTATGGCGCCGCGCATGTTTCGCTTGGCATGAAGCCGCCGCCCGCGACGGTGGCGCTCCAAGCGATGGGTCCTGAGGTCGCGGCGTTGTTCGAGCGCGCCTTTGCGCGCAACGCCGTTCGTCCCGCTGCATCGGATTGGATCGCCCCGCTCAAGACGCTGGAATCGTCGCTGAAACAATGCGGCGCCGTTTCCGCGCACCACTATCCTAATCAGAATGCATCATGCCCGTGGTGCGATATCGAAAAGCAAAGCGGCGTGCGTTTGTTTGGCCAGCGCATTGTCACCGCGCCTGGTCAAACTTCGGTGGATGTCGCGACGTTGTGGCGGACGATCGAGCAGATTGCGATGCCGAGCGCCGACCCACCTTTGCCCTCGGCCAAGCCGTGGACGCCGCCGCCGGGCATGGCGCCCACGTGGTTGAAGCAGGCGCGGGTTTGGACGGCGCTCATCTTCGCCGCAGGAGGCCTTGTCGGCTGCGCCAACACCCCGGACGGCGGCGTATTCTTAGGCGGCTTGGGTCTCTTCGCGTGCTGGCTGATTTGGCCGCGTCCCTCGCCCGAGAAGGTGAGGGCGGCTACGGCGGCCACTGAGCAAGCGCGCTCGGCATGGACGCAGCTCGAAAGCCGTTGGCGGCGCGAAGCTTCAGTCGAAGCGTTCTCGAGCCTCAAGGTCGATTTGCTCGCAGCCAAGAATGAACTCGAAGGCTTGCCCGCGCGCAGGGCGCGCGAAATGGCGAAGCTGCAGCGTGAGCGCGAAGCGCAACAGAAACGCGCCTACCTCGACCGCTTTTACATCAAGGACGGGCGCATTTCCGGCATTGGCCCGAGCCGCGTCGCGACCTTGGCCTCGTTCGGCATTGAGACGGCAGCCGATGTCGATCGAAACCGCATCATGCGCCTACACGGTTTTGGGCCGTCGCTGTGTTCAGCCTTGTTGGATTGGCGAAAAGGCCATGAGGCCAACTTCCGATTCAATACAGCAGCGCCGGTTGACCCGCGCGAGGTGCAGCGCATCGACGCCGAGTTGGCCAGCCGTCGCACGGCCCTGGTTCGTCAGCTGCAGCAAGGCCCGACCAAATTGCACTACATCAAGCAGACGGTCGAGGGCGCGCGGGCGCGGTTAGGGCCCTTGCTGCAACAAGCGTGGGACGCCTTCCAACTCGCGCAGGCGCAGCAAGCAGCGCTTTGAGTGTGTACTGGGTACAAATGAAACGGCCCTACTCGTGAGAGCAGGGCCGTCTTTTTTGCGCATTGGCTAATATCGCTACCAGCTCACGCGCGGGAAGATAACCAACATGTGCTTTGCTGGTTCCGGTGCAACTGCAGTCGCAGCAGCTCCGGGCAGAGGCCTATGCCTGGACGCTGAAGTCGTGCGCGAACCTAAAAGCGGCAACGTCGTTGACCCGACGAAGGCGGTTCAATATCGACGTTGGCGACACCTGCGTGAAATGCGGTGCGCGAATCGACGCTCGCTCCGCGATTATTGCCACGTTCGCAATCGGGAAGCGTCGCTCCTGCGCTGACCGAGCGCCGCCGAGCGGTGCGCGACCACACGTGTAGCCCGCGCGTCCGCCGCGTCGAGGGACGCTTCGCTCAAAAGCCCTCGACCCGCCGGACCTAATCGCGGGCGGCAGGAAAATGGTCGCGCACGCGACCCCGGCGAGCAATCAAGCTGCCGGGAGCCTTTGAGGCTCTCATGTCAAAACCTGAAACTGAAGCACGGCCACAAACGGTCGTGATGATCGCTTTGTCCAAGCTCGTGCAAAGCGATGCCAATGTGCGGCGCACCGACAAACGCGTCGACGTGGAATCCCTGGCCGAGGATATCGCCGCTCATGGCGTGCTGCAAAACCTGAACGTCATCGACGTCGGGGGCGGCAAATACGCTGTCTCCGCTGGCGGCCGGCGTCACGTGGCATTGAAGCTGCTCTTGAAGCAGAGCCGCATCGCCAAGGACTATCCGGTGCCGTGCAAGATCGTCAGCGACGAAGACGCCTCCGAGATCAGTCTCGCTGAAAACGTCCAGCGCGTCGCCATGCACGCGCTCGATGAAGCGGAGGCCTATGAAACGCTGTTTGGGGAGGGTTCGGACGCTGACGCAATCTCCAAGCGCTTCGGCGTGACCGTCCGCCACGTCGAACAGCGCCTGGCGCTGGCGAAGCTCTCGCCGAAGGTCAAGGCCGCATTCCGGAAAGGCGAGATCACGCTCGACGCGGCGCGTGCCTTCTGCCTGACCGATGATCATGCCGCGCACGACGCGGTGCTGAAAACGCTGTCGCGGCCGATCCAGAGCGCACAGAGCGTGCGCGCGTGTCTCACCCAGGGCCGCGTGCCCGCCCACGATCGTTTGGCACGCTTCGTTGGTCTCGATGCGTATGCCGGCGCCGGCGGCGTGTTGCGCAAAGATCTGTTCGAGAACGACGTGGTGTTCCTGGACGATGGCGAATTGTTGCGCCGGCTGGCCAGTGAAAAGCTCGACGGTTTGGCGGATGCCGAGCGAAAGAAGGGCTGGGGCTGGACCGAAACCCACCTCGGTTACGCGCGATTCGAAGGTTGCGCCTCAGAGCGATTGCGCCCGACGCGCCGACCACTGAGCGATGACGAGCAAGCCAAGCTCGACGCCGCGGAATCGGCGCTCGAAGCATTGGACGCTGGCCTAGAAGACGCCGACGAGGACGATCCGCGCTGGACCGAGCGCGATCGCGTCGAGGCCGAAGTCGATGAAATCATCGGCGCGGCTGAGCGCTGGGACGCCGACATCATCAAGCACGCGGGCGTGGTGATTTCAGTCGAGCATGATGGACGCGCGAGCTTTGCCTATGGCGTCATCAAGCGCGCCGATCTGAAAGCGATCCAGAAGTTGCAGCGTGGCGATGAGAAGCGCGTCGAAGGCGAAGCCGACAAAGATGCCGAGGAGGCCGGCCAAGGGGATGACGATGAGCCCGTCGGTGTGCGTCTGCCACGGGGCGTGGTGGAAGCGCTGACCACGGCCCGCACCAAAGCCTTACGTCAGGCCGTGTGCGAAAGCTCGCACCTGGCGCTCGCACTGTTGGTCTATGTGCTGGCGCGCCAAAGCGTGCAGGCGGGACGGATTGACGGTGTTGAACTCAGCACCGCGCCTGTCGCATTCGCCGAAGCCGAAGGCGTCACCGAAATTCGCGATGATTTCGTGAAACTGATTAGCGGCGACGAACCAGATCTCGAACGTTGCCTCGCGCAATCGACCGATGTGTTGCTGAGCGCGCTCGCCGCCTTTGTCTCCGAAACGCTCGATCTGGTGCATCCGGGCGTCTCGCCGACCGATCGAACGCTGCAGCGTTTCGCCGATCAACTTGCCAGCGTTGTCGACCTCGACATGAGTAAGCGTTGGAAAGCGGATGTCGCTTTCTGGACCCAAGTGCCCAAGGCGGTGACGTTGGCCGCATTGGCGACGGCGTCGAAGCTAGCGGACATGAGCGAGAAAGATCGCGACGCCATGCTCATGGCCTTCGGCAAGATGAAGAAGGCCGAACTCGCATCAGCTGCGGCCGAGGCGCTCAAGGACTCTGACTGGCTGCCTGATCTGTTGATCACACCGCCTCGCGCCGGCGCCTTCGTCGTTACGGCGGAAAGCAAAGCGGCGCTCAACGGCGCGGCCGCGGCCTAACCGTTTTCACAAATGTTCGCGCGGGCGCTTCGGCGTCCGTGCGCTTTTCTTTTCTGGAGACTTCCAATGACCCCGACTTCCGGGCGCGCTGGCGCGCGCCGTGATATCGCAACCGAGATTAATGCCAAGATCCTCGCCGAACTTGAGAAGGGCGTACTGCCTTGGCGCAAGCCGTGGGATGGCGCGCGCGCGGGCGGCGGCGCCGGTTTGCCGCTCCGCGTCACCGGCGAACCCTATCGCGGTGTAAACATCGTCTTGTTGTGGAGCGCCGCTTTTGACGCTGGTTATCGCTCGCGCCTCTGGCTCACCTTCAATCAAGCCATCAAGATGGGCGCGCATGTGCGCAAAGGCGAACGCGGCGAGATCGTCGTCTATTACGGACGCGCCGTCAAAACCCGCAAGAATGACGCTGGCGAGGAAAGCGAAGACGTAGTG
This window of the alpha proteobacterium U9-1i genome carries:
- a CDS encoding sigma factor of ECF subfamily (FIG006045), with product MLAEILVIPGYFGSLEGRMGSSPQNALLEKLVERYRKPLLGFFARRVHDHAEAEEMTQEVFFRLAKRPDVLSEPTIEGYIFETAANLVRDRVRRNRVRNPEGQVQLEDIVELPSDEPSVERALEGRRRLRVLLDALSELSPKCRSVFLLHRYSGMPQSEIAKRFGISVSAVEKHMTRALLHVKKAMQDDDHEQA
- a CDS encoding putative chaperonin, with the translated sequence MSLVYAKTGQALQLGPELARGGEGAIYSITGVNDRVAKVYLKAPTDKKIAKLQAMTSTPADGLASIAAWPLDIVKDGAKVKGFVMPRLGSHKDVFELYSPKGRASAFPEADFRFITHVAGNTARAFAQVHAAGYVIGDVNHAHLLVARDARVSLIDCDSFQVKSAGQTLTCDVGQGLFTPPELQGVSFTGLERTANHDLFGLAVLLFHLLFMGRHPFSGVWNGPGDMPIERAIKEYRFAYGAAHVSLGMKPPPATVALQAMGPEVAALFERAFARNAVRPAASDWIAPLKTLESSLKQCGAVSAHHYPNQNASCPWCDIEKQSGVRLFGQRIVTAPGQTSVDVATLWRTIEQIAMPSADPPLPSAKPWTPPPGMAPTWLKQARVWTALIFAAGGLVGCANTPDGGVFLGGLGLFACWLIWPRPSPEKVRAATAATEQARSAWTQLESRWRREASVEAFSSLKVDLLAAKNELEGLPARRAREMAKLQREREAQQKRAYLDRFYIKDGRISGIGPSRVATLASFGIETAADVDRNRIMRLHGFGPSLCSALLDWRKGHEANFRFNTAAPVDPREVQRIDAELASRRTALVRQLQQGPTKLHYIKQTVEGARARLGPLLQQAWDAFQLAQAQQAAL
- a CDS encoding putative plasmid stabilization protein gives rise to the protein MSKPETEARPQTVVMIALSKLVQSDANVRRTDKRVDVESLAEDIAAHGVLQNLNVIDVGGGKYAVSAGGRRHVALKLLLKQSRIAKDYPVPCKIVSDEDASEISLAENVQRVAMHALDEAEAYETLFGEGSDADAISKRFGVTVRHVEQRLALAKLSPKVKAAFRKGEITLDAARAFCLTDDHAAHDAVLKTLSRPIQSAQSVRACLTQGRVPAHDRLARFVGLDAYAGAGGVLRKDLFENDVVFLDDGELLRRLASEKLDGLADAERKKGWGWTETHLGYARFEGCASERLRPTRRPLSDDEQAKLDAAESALEALDAGLEDADEDDPRWTERDRVEAEVDEIIGAAERWDADIIKHAGVVISVEHDGRASFAYGVIKRADLKAIQKLQRGDEKRVEGEADKDAEEAGQGDDDEPVGVRLPRGVVEALTTARTKALRQAVCESSHLALALLVYVLARQSVQAGRIDGVELSTAPVAFAEAEGVTEIRDDFVKLISGDEPDLERCLAQSTDVLLSALAAFVSETLDLVHPGVSPTDRTLQRFADQLASVVDLDMSKRWKADVAFWTQVPKAVTLAALATASKLADMSEKDRDAMLMAFGKMKKAELASAAAEALKDSDWLPDLLITPPRAGAFVVTAESKAALNGAAAA